The Rhodococcus triatomae genome includes a window with the following:
- a CDS encoding NuoB/complex I 20 kDa subunit family protein, which translates to MGLEEKLPSGFLLSTVESLAGYLRKGSLWPATFGLACCAIEMMATTSGRFDIARFGMEPFRASPRQADLMIVAGRVSQKMAPVLRQVYDQMAEPKWVLAMGVCASSGGMFNNYAIVQGVDHVVPVDIYLPGCPPRPEMLLNAIVMLHEQIQQMPLGINRTNAIRAAEAAALASTPTIDLPLTTRGGGVR; encoded by the coding sequence ATGGGTCTCGAGGAGAAGTTGCCGAGCGGGTTCCTGCTGAGCACCGTGGAATCCCTCGCCGGCTACCTACGCAAGGGGTCGCTGTGGCCCGCGACGTTCGGTCTCGCCTGCTGCGCGATCGAGATGATGGCGACGACGTCGGGCCGCTTCGACATCGCCCGGTTCGGGATGGAGCCGTTCCGCGCCTCGCCCCGTCAGGCCGACCTGATGATCGTCGCCGGGCGGGTGAGCCAGAAGATGGCCCCGGTCCTGCGCCAGGTGTACGACCAGATGGCGGAACCGAAGTGGGTTCTGGCGATGGGCGTCTGCGCATCCTCCGGCGGGATGTTCAACAACTACGCGATCGTGCAGGGCGTCGATCACGTCGTCCCGGTGGACATCTATCTGCCCGGTTGTCCGCCGCGGCCGGAGATGCTGCTGAACGCCATCGTGATGTTGCACGAGCAGATCCAGCAGATGCCGCTCGGCATCAATCGGACGAACGCGATCCGGGCGGCGGAGGCGGCCGCACTCGCCTCGACGCCGACGATCGACCTGCCGCTGACCACCCGGGGCGGAGGCGTGCGATGA
- a CDS encoding acyl-CoA dehydrogenase family protein: MTDPVHVTEEQARAVAEEARESGWEKPSFAKELFLGRLTLDLVHPFPRPSADDEARTEEFLAGLRRYCESLDGQVIENDAKIPDDFVAGFADLGCFGMKIPREYGGLGLSQVAYNRALMLVGCVHPSLGALLSAHQSIGVPEPLKLAGTPEQKERFLPRCARGAISAFLLTEPDVGSDPARLASTAVPVEDGDAYELDGVKLWTTNGVVAELLVVMARVPRSDGHRGGVSAFVVEADSPGITVERRNHFMGLRGIENGVTRMSRVRVPKDNLIGREGDGLKIALTTLNAGRLAIPAMCAGAGKWSLKIAREWSGARVQWGRPVGEHGAVATKIAFVAATTYALEAVVELSGQMCDEGRNDIRIEAALAKLWASEMGCRIADELVQIRGGRGYESAASLAARGERAVPAEQLMRDLRINRIFEGSSEIMRLLVAREAVDAHLKAAGELADPKASMEAKAKAAAKASGFYAKWLPKLVAGKGQLPTSFTEFGALATHLRYVERASRKLARSTFYGMARWQAGLEKKQGFLGRVVDIGAELFAMSAACVRAEMQRSDGDPDAPAAFELADVFCRQARLRVDALFDELWTNTDDADKHLVSGILDGRFTWLERGIFDASEGTGPWISEWTPGPSTEENLARRFLGVHSV; encoded by the coding sequence CGCTCGACCTGGTCCACCCCTTCCCGCGGCCGTCGGCGGACGACGAGGCCCGCACCGAGGAGTTCCTCGCCGGACTCCGCCGCTACTGCGAGTCCCTGGACGGCCAGGTCATCGAGAACGACGCGAAGATCCCCGACGACTTCGTCGCGGGTTTCGCCGACCTCGGCTGCTTCGGCATGAAGATCCCCCGGGAGTACGGCGGCCTCGGCCTGTCCCAGGTCGCGTACAACCGGGCCCTGATGCTGGTGGGGTGCGTGCACCCCAGCCTCGGTGCGCTGCTGTCGGCGCACCAGTCGATCGGCGTACCGGAACCGCTCAAACTCGCCGGGACACCGGAACAGAAGGAGCGGTTCCTGCCGCGCTGCGCGAGGGGCGCGATCTCCGCCTTCCTGCTCACCGAGCCCGACGTCGGATCGGACCCGGCCCGCCTGGCATCCACGGCCGTCCCCGTCGAGGACGGCGACGCCTACGAGCTCGACGGGGTCAAGCTGTGGACCACGAACGGCGTCGTCGCCGAACTGCTGGTGGTGATGGCGCGGGTTCCCCGGAGCGACGGCCACCGCGGCGGGGTGTCGGCGTTCGTCGTGGAGGCGGACTCACCCGGAATCACCGTCGAACGCCGCAACCACTTCATGGGCCTGCGCGGCATCGAGAACGGGGTGACCCGGATGAGCCGGGTCCGGGTGCCGAAGGACAACCTGATCGGCCGTGAGGGCGACGGACTGAAGATCGCCCTCACCACGCTCAACGCGGGGCGGCTGGCGATCCCGGCGATGTGCGCGGGTGCCGGCAAGTGGTCGCTGAAGATCGCCCGTGAATGGTCCGGCGCCCGGGTGCAGTGGGGCCGGCCGGTCGGTGAGCACGGCGCGGTCGCGACCAAGATCGCGTTCGTCGCGGCCACCACGTACGCGCTGGAGGCCGTCGTCGAACTGTCCGGGCAGATGTGCGACGAGGGACGCAACGACATCCGGATCGAGGCGGCACTCGCGAAACTGTGGGCCAGCGAGATGGGCTGCCGCATCGCGGACGAACTCGTGCAGATCCGCGGCGGCCGGGGCTACGAGTCGGCCGCGTCCCTCGCCGCGCGGGGCGAGCGCGCCGTCCCCGCCGAGCAACTGATGCGCGACCTGCGGATCAACCGGATCTTCGAGGGGTCCAGCGAGATCATGCGGCTGCTCGTCGCCCGCGAGGCCGTCGACGCGCACCTGAAGGCGGCGGGCGAGCTGGCCGACCCCAAGGCGTCGATGGAGGCGAAGGCCAAGGCCGCCGCGAAGGCCAGCGGCTTCTATGCGAAGTGGCTGCCGAAACTCGTTGCCGGCAAGGGCCAGCTGCCCACCTCCTTCACCGAGTTCGGTGCGCTCGCCACGCATCTGCGGTACGTCGAGCGCGCGTCGCGCAAGCTCGCCCGGTCCACGTTCTACGGCATGGCTCGCTGGCAGGCCGGACTCGAGAAGAAGCAGGGCTTCCTCGGCCGCGTCGTCGACATCGGGGCCGAGCTGTTCGCGATGTCCGCGGCCTGCGTGCGCGCCGAGATGCAGCGCAGCGACGGCGATCCCGACGCGCCCGCGGCCTTCGAGCTCGCCGACGTGTTCTGCCGTCAGGCACGGCTGCGGGTCGATGCCCTGTTCGACGAACTCTGGACCAACACCGACGATGCCGACAAGCACCTCGTGTCCGGCATCCTCGACGGCCGGTTCACCTGGCTGGAGCGGGGCATCTTCGACGCCAGCGAGGGCACGGGGCCGTGGATCTCGGAGTGGACTCCGGGCCCGTCCACCGAGGAGAACCTGGCCCGCCGGTTCCTGGGCGTTCATTCGGTGTGA
- a CDS encoding NADH-quinone oxidoreductase subunit A yields the protein MNLYAPILVLGTIAAVFAVVSVVAASVIGPKRYNRAKLEAYECGIEPAPHPAGGRFPVKYYLTAMLFIIFDIEIVFLYPWAVHFDALGVFGLMAMALFVFNVAVAYAYEWRRGGLSWE from the coding sequence ATGAACCTCTACGCGCCGATCCTCGTCCTGGGCACCATCGCCGCCGTCTTCGCCGTCGTCTCGGTGGTCGCGGCGTCGGTGATCGGCCCGAAACGCTACAACCGCGCCAAGCTCGAGGCCTACGAGTGCGGCATCGAGCCGGCGCCCCATCCCGCGGGCGGACGATTCCCGGTCAAGTACTACCTGACCGCGATGTTGTTCATCATCTTCGACATCGAGATCGTCTTCCTCTATCCGTGGGCCGTGCACTTCGACGCGCTCGGAGTCTTCGGCCTGATGGCGATGGCCCTGTTCGTCTTCAACGTAGCCGTCGCCTACGCGTACGAGTGGCGCCGAGGGGGCCTCAGTTGGGAATAG
- a CDS encoding Rv3143 family two-component system response regulator, whose product MSGRAFARRPDTLGDVTHDTPLRVLVYSDNPHTRRQVMQALGRRPHPDLAEFAYVEVATGPMVIEYMDAGGIDLAILDGEATPTGGMGIAKQLDDEIPARPPLLVLTGRPDDAWLAKWSRADAAVSQPIDPMDLTSAVIGLLEPHP is encoded by the coding sequence ATGAGCGGCCGGGCGTTCGCCCGGCGACCCGATACCCTGGGCGACGTGACCCACGACACACCACTGCGCGTTCTGGTTTACAGCGACAACCCGCACACCCGCCGCCAGGTGATGCAGGCGCTCGGGCGACGCCCACACCCGGATCTCGCGGAGTTCGCGTACGTCGAGGTCGCCACCGGCCCGATGGTGATCGAGTACATGGACGCCGGCGGGATCGATCTGGCCATCCTCGACGGCGAGGCCACTCCCACCGGCGGAATGGGGATCGCGAAACAGCTCGACGACGAGATCCCCGCTCGCCCACCGCTACTGGTGCTCACCGGCCGCCCGGACGATGCCTGGCTCGCCAAGTGGTCGCGCGCGGACGCGGCCGTGTCGCAGCCGATCGACCCGATGGACCTCACCTCCGCTGTGATCGGACTCCTCGAGCCCCACCCATGA
- a CDS encoding enhanced intracellular survival protein Eis, with amino-acid sequence MSTPAPTVRTAVDVRTATDSDWPAVELIDSVGFGYHPVEADLTLARTLTRTEDVVLATAEDVPVGVAMDLGFDLTVPGGAQLPTRGVTWVSVVPTHRRRGALRALLTELHTKIAATGAPLAALTASEAGIYGRFGYGPATVLDTVRFDRRFARFRDSTPDPGGVFIADAKSAAERLPGIYDRWRRLVPGAQSRPQAHWDHTFADPEAHREGASALFFLVHPDGYATFRRAGGSGGKEAATVVDELVAVTPDAHIALWRALCGLDLTVTIEAHLHADDPLRLQLTDYRLVRTTGRADDLWLRIMDVPAALEARTYAADLETVIEIRDPFLDAGGTYALTVRDGRAQCRRTDATARVSTDIDVLGSLYLGGHRARTFAAANRLSAADPAEVAALDIAFGAERPAVLGWGF; translated from the coding sequence ATGAGCACTCCCGCCCCGACCGTCCGTACCGCCGTCGATGTCCGCACGGCCACCGATTCCGACTGGCCCGCCGTCGAACTCATCGATTCGGTGGGCTTCGGCTATCACCCGGTCGAGGCGGATCTCACGCTCGCCCGGACGTTGACCCGCACCGAGGACGTGGTGCTCGCGACCGCCGAGGACGTCCCCGTGGGTGTCGCGATGGACCTCGGCTTCGATCTCACGGTGCCCGGCGGTGCGCAGTTGCCGACGCGCGGCGTGACGTGGGTGTCGGTGGTGCCGACGCATCGACGGCGCGGCGCGTTGCGCGCCCTCCTCACCGAGCTGCACACGAAGATCGCCGCGACGGGGGCACCGCTCGCGGCACTCACGGCCAGTGAGGCGGGGATCTACGGCAGGTTCGGCTACGGCCCGGCGACGGTGCTCGACACCGTCCGCTTCGATCGCCGCTTCGCCCGGTTCCGGGACAGCACACCCGATCCCGGCGGCGTGTTCATCGCCGACGCGAAGTCCGCCGCGGAACGTCTGCCCGGCATCTACGACCGGTGGCGGCGGCTCGTGCCCGGTGCGCAATCGCGGCCCCAGGCGCACTGGGACCACACCTTCGCCGACCCCGAGGCCCATCGCGAGGGCGCTTCGGCGCTGTTCTTCCTCGTCCACCCGGACGGCTACGCCACCTTCCGGCGGGCCGGGGGAAGCGGCGGAAAGGAGGCGGCCACCGTCGTGGACGAGCTGGTGGCGGTCACCCCGGACGCGCACATCGCCCTGTGGCGGGCGCTGTGCGGGCTCGATCTCACCGTGACGATCGAGGCACACCTACACGCCGACGATCCGTTGCGTCTGCAGCTGACCGACTACCGCCTGGTGCGCACCACCGGACGCGCGGACGATCTGTGGCTGCGCATCATGGACGTGCCCGCCGCCCTCGAGGCCCGCACGTACGCGGCCGACCTGGAGACGGTCATCGAGATCCGGGACCCGTTCCTGGATGCCGGCGGGACGTACGCCCTCACCGTCCGGGACGGCCGCGCGCAGTGCCGACGGACCGACGCCACGGCCCGGGTGTCGACGGATATCGACGTTCTCGGCAGCCTCTACCTGGGCGGGCACCGGGCACGCACGTTCGCCGCGGCGAACCGGCTGTCCGCGGCCGATCCGGCCGAGGTCGCGGCGCTCGACATCGCGTTCGGCGCCGAGCGTCCGGCCGTCCTCGGCTGGGGTTTCTGA